The genomic DNA CAAGCCATACCACGTCTGTAGCAATAGCATTTTGAATAGAAGCAGAGGACTATAGGCCGGTTTGCCTGATAAACGTAAACCTTTAGGATAATGTAATCGGAGTGCTTTTTCTACTACTGACCAATTAACTAGCTTGTTGATTTGATCAAAGAAAGTGTGTTTGCACTTACGCTTATTGGCGGAAATATCTGAAAAACTTAATTGCTTAGTTTGCTTGAGCGACATACACAATATTATTAAAAGTTTTAAGCATCAATACCTAAAAAAATCAATAGAATTTAACCTTTTTTTACCTTCTTCTAAAAAATAAAAAGATACTTTTTATGGCAAATCGTAAAGGTCTATTGCAACGGCCTCAATTTATTGCTTATTTCATTATACTATACAAAAAATGTGGATTTAAAAAAATCAATATGCATATCGATTTGGTGATTATAGGAATATTCTTAATCCTAACACTAGCCATTGGGCTCTATTGTAGTAAAGGGATTGCAACCTTCCAAGACTATGCGGTTGGGAATAGAAAAATGGGCCAATTTATAATTGCTATTTCCATAATAGCCACCATTTATGGGGGTAGAAGTTTGCTTGCATTAGACGATTTCTATCAGGAAAGTATTTATAAAACGCTTGATTTAATTTATTTCATTATACTAGCCTTAGTATCAAGATGCATACTCTTAAGAATGAAAGCATTCGCAGGCCATTTTTCTATAGCTGAGTCAATGGGGAGCCTTTACGGTCCAACTGTTCGAGTGATCACAGCCATCTTTGGCATACTGCTATCCATTGCTATGTTAGCACCTCAGTTTAAGGTTAGCCTAAGTATTACAAATACCCTATGGCCTGATATAGAAGGGATTTCAGCCAACTCAGGTATCATTTTAGCACTACTTGTTATAAGCTATACAACATTGGGAGGAGCTAGAGCTGTAGCACTAACAGACATATATCAATTTTTTCTTTTTGGCGTTTGCTTCCCTATCATGATTTTTATCTGTTTATACTATGCTAAAAAGCCACTAGCTAGTTGGCAACAGCTGGCTGAACTGCCACAACTGGCTACTAAAGAGGCACTAAGGCTGCATAAGTTATTACAAGATGGCCTATATGCATGCGTATATGGTTTATGTCATCCATTTTTTCCTGCATGGATTCAACGATTTTATATGTCATCCTCTATACAACAAGCTTCAAAAGGGTTTTATATCAGTACTTTTATCCAAGTTATCCTTACTATAGTTTGTTTAAGCATTGTGATGGCGTTGCATGTAGGTAATCATCCTATCCCATCCAACGGACATGTTATAAACTATCTGGTTAACCTGGTGCACTTTCCCGGAATACGTGGCATCTTCATAACGGCTATTATTGCTTTACTGATGTCTACTGCTGACTCTTATCTGCATATTGCTTCTGTTCTATTTACAAATGATGTATTACCTGTACTATCTGGCTCAACCCAATGGGTAAAGCAACATGCACTCAAAATTGCACGTACTGCTTCTACTTTAATAGGTATAGTCAGTAGTTTTATGATGTTCAGTATCAATTATTTTATTGAATTCCGTAACTACATAATAAGCTGCTACCCTGCACTGGTTGTTCCATTCATCATGGCCATTTTGGGTTTTAGGCCCCGCTCAACTGCCATCGTATTAACCATCGGAATGAATATAGCCATCATAGCCTATCATTTTTTTTATAAAATCACCTTATCAGCACCTTTTCATAAATCTTTTTACTTTAGCACAATTGCTTTGATTATCACACATTATCTCCTCCCTAAACGGCCTAATACTGGCTGGGTAGGTATCAAGGACCTTAGTCCACTGGATTTGGCAAATCAAGAGACCAAACGCTGGTGGCTAAGAAGGCTACAAGATGGGAAATTACCCTTTACTAAAGCCTATTGGCAAAGCCGCTTTCCAAAACGGAAATCCACCTTCATACTATTGGGCATCTATTTCATTATCCATACTTTTATAGCTCTTTGCTTTATGCAGAAAAGCTACTTTGCTCCTTATATCTATTGGTATATTCTGGTCATGGCCTTTGGAACGACCTTAGCTATTTATCCATCTTTTCATAGTTATCAGCAGGGTGGTCATCCCATACTCTACTTGGCATGGCCTGTTTTGTTATTTCTATTCCTTTTTGTTTCGAGTATACAATTTGCAAAGTTAGACTACTTTCGGCCAATGGTTTTTGCATTGTTGATAGCTAGCCTAACTTTAGGCAGTGTGCTTGCTTCCTTAAAAATAGCCATTG from Cardinium endosymbiont of Philonthus spinipes includes the following:
- a CDS encoding sodium:solute symporter family transporter, whose product is MANRKGLLQRPQFIAYFIILYKKCGFKKINMHIDLVIIGIFLILTLAIGLYCSKGIATFQDYAVGNRKMGQFIIAISIIATIYGGRSLLALDDFYQESIYKTLDLIYFIILALVSRCILLRMKAFAGHFSIAESMGSLYGPTVRVITAIFGILLSIAMLAPQFKVSLSITNTLWPDIEGISANSGIILALLVISYTTLGGARAVALTDIYQFFLFGVCFPIMIFICLYYAKKPLASWQQLAELPQLATKEALRLHKLLQDGLYACVYGLCHPFFPAWIQRFYMSSSIQQASKGFYISTFIQVILTIVCLSIVMALHVGNHPIPSNGHVINYLVNLVHFPGIRGIFITAIIALLMSTADSYLHIASVLFTNDVLPVLSGSTQWVKQHALKIARTASTLIGIVSSFMMFSINYFIEFRNYIISCYPALVVPFIMAILGFRPRSTAIVLTIGMNIAIIAYHFFYKITLSAPFHKSFYFSTIALIITHYLLPKRPNTGWVGIKDLSPLDLANQETKRWWLRRLQDGKLPFTKAYWQSRFPKRKSTFILLGIYFIIHTFIALCFMQKSYFAPYIYWYILVMAFGTTLAIYPSFHSYQQGGHPILYLAWPVLLFLFLFVSSIQFAKLDYFRPMVFALLIASLTLGSVLASLKIAIGMLVLAMILHLFVPPHIPFWHSIWTNYNTLSIELVFATALLVAALIGFGAYKYLHDKMDTQFKIIALNRNYERKAALEAIYNQVNWSRLHPIYSSKMLRETEAILQAPCYYFHTHGQRKLEIDLNLFMKKLRKFSNVLLKRVKEERILTLHQKAVQPVDINLAILKAHHTTRALGEPIALLLRNQTKVTHLIADPSLFERLLTINLLGISKSEQITDHIVTLTIADTVLRYDTTLTLPALAFLISTNTSIHNVAHTYDVTGETLHTHLPKTEHQLYQAESGQIVQAHGGYDLIIEQQEALTCCYVLPIAGQNVMRFKTYDPTALGNKTSETAESLAQEKELIASLATETALTKEIIEKTITFIKNAHGLVTRKSGAPYYTHPMAVAKILLEVTKDPTTLLAGLLHDIVEDTPIPLAQIELMYGPEVAYIVDMVTHYHTSGYRWKLDDIENKSLLEQCKDIRVVQVKLADRLHNIRTLHFRKPADQKRIAKETMAFYIPWAKKNKILNWITEMNDICWEILNKKGTKW